Below is a genomic region from Halobacterium sp. CBA1132.
AACTCCGTCCACCGCACCAGCGGCCCGACCGCCAGCAGCAACGCGACCGAGAGCGCGACCGCCGGCACGAACGCGTCGAGGACGCCGTTCGCGACGAGGAAGACGGGCGCGAGCGCGAGCCCGGTGGCGAGAAACCGCACGATTACGTGGCCGCGGCGGTGGTGGCCGACCTCGTGAGCGATGACCGCGGTGGTGGCGTCGGCGTCGAGAGTCCGGAACAGCGCGTCCGTCACGAACACGTACCGGGCGCCGGGTAGCACGCCCGCGGCGACGGCGTTCGCGACCGGACGGCGCCCCGTCTCGACAACTCGAACACGGAGGCCGTCGGCGCACGCGGGGACGACGGCGGCTTCGGCAGCGGTGAGTTCGCGGACGGGGCCAAATCGCGCGGCCAGCGGCGGGAGCGCGACGGCGATAACCGCGGCGCCGCCGGCGACGGCGAGGAGGCTCGCGGTACCACTGGGCGCGGCTAGCCACACGCCGACGACGAACAGCGCGGGCGCGACGAGGACCGCGGCGAACGCGAGGAATCGTCGGACTGTCGCCGCGTAGTCGGTCGCGTTCTCGGTGACGGTCGCCCACGCCGGCCGCGTGCCGAGGTGGACGGCGAGCGCAGGCAGGACGCCACCGAGCAGCACCGTCGCGGCGAGCACGCCGAACGCGCTGACGGCGTCGGGTCCGGGGAGAGCCGTGGCGAGCGCGTCCGCGAACTCGGAGTCGGTGAACGCGAACAGGCCGACGAGCGCCGCGGCCGCCTGTAGCAGGCGGTTCGCGCGCCGCAGCCGGGCGGCGGCCGTCACGCGGTCCGACGAGCGGGCGGCGGCAGCGCCGGCGAGGCGGGCCGTCGCGTACGC
It encodes:
- a CDS encoding M48 family metallopeptidase, with the translated sequence MRHRAVLLALPVLAYATARLAGAAAARSSDRVTAAARLRRANRLLQAAAALVGLFAFTDSEFADALATALPGPDAVSAFGVLAATVLLGGVLPALAVHLGTRPAWATVTENATDYAATVRRFLAFAAVLVAPALFVVGVWLAAPSGTASLLAVAGGAAVIAVALPPLAARFGPVRELTAAEAAVVPACADGLRVRVVETGRRPVANAVAAGVLPGARYVFVTDALFRTLDADATTAVIAHEVGHHRRGHVIVRFLATGLALAPVFLVANGVLDAFVPAVALSVALLLAVGPLVRWTEFDADAYAAARVGGAAMDRALATLADRGLVPTERSRLAGLVAFHPAVGRRRSRLY